The following nucleotide sequence is from Tolumonas lignilytica.
CGGTGCCTGCCATTGAGTTTCCTGATTGACTGCTTCAATATCCTGTTTTTGTGTATTCATATTTTTTTCCCTCCAGAACCAACCAGTTGCAATATATTTTCAAATAACGCGGATAACTATGACACTTTTTCTGAGAAATTGTAATATCGATGTTAATGGAATGATTCAATCACAGCCCCAACCATGACCTCGATCTCATTACAATTGGCCGCTTTATGCTGCTGGCAAAGCGTTGATCCGATGCAACAGCAAACCCGGTTAAAACAACTAACCGCGCAGACTGTTTCGCATGCCGCAAACTGGCAGGCTATTCAGGCTCACCGTCTGTGGGGGCTGGCAGCCCGGCTTATTGATGATGAAACAGGTAATATATTGTTTGGATCGTTCTGGTCACAGCTCCAACAAAAGGCGCAGCAACAAACCTGTAGCCAGCTCCAACTGATGGCACAAAGCAGGATCATTGCACAGGACTTTCAGGCTGCTGATATCGCCTTATCGACACTCAAAGGCCCGGCTCTCAGCCAGCGGATTTACCATGACCCGGCCTATCGGCACAGTAAAGATCTTGACCTGCTGGTTGCCCCTGCCGATTTATGGGCGGCCACAGAGTTATTGATCTCACTGGGCTTTGAATTAGAAGAAGCCTTTGCCCGCGACCCGGCACAACATAAGCTGATCGAACGTCACTTCTGGCACCTGACCTTTCAGCACCCCATGAATCGTGTGATAGTCGAGTTGCATTGGCGCATAGAGCCTGTGTTTTCACCTTCATTAGAATCGCAATGGCAACATCCCTTTCCAGCCAATCAGGTTTCACCGGATGAGTTTTTGTACCTGATTGCGCATGGAGCCCGACATCACTGGTTCCGGCTAAAATGGTTGGGCGATATCATTGCGATCCATGAGCGGAACCCGTCTATCTGGCAACAAAGTAAGCTGTTGATTCAAAAGCTCAATATGCAAGATCAAATCGTGCAAGTGTTGTTAATCATGGCGTGGTTATACCCGCAACTATCGCTGCCGGATCTCGGCAGCTTACTGCTCACAGAAACAAAACAGGCCCGGTTTCTGGCCAATGAAGCGATGCGTTTTTTATCGGAGGGTAATTACCCTGAGGTGACGGACAAGTTTCCTCTTTCACACCGATTCCGAATTTTGCGCTATCAGCGTTGCCTGTATCAACGTTACACAATGAAAGAACAGTGTCTTTCCTGGCTTTATCGTAGTCTTTATGCCCCTGACGATATTGAAGCTTTGCAATTTACGAAGGGCTGGCAATGGCTCTATCCCTGGTTGCGTCTGCCTCGTCTGCTCTGTCGCTGGATTAAGACTCGTACCCAGCTGCATGGTCACTAACGGGATGTAATTATTCATGACCTCTTTTTTTTCCTGTTTACGTTGTTCCCGTTTATGGCGCTTTCTCCGCTTATCGCGAGGCGCACAATATCAAGTGTGTCTCATTGTGCTGTTGCTCGCCAAAATGCGGCTGAAAACCAAATATCAATCATCGCAGCAACTGTTTCGTGTTGTGCCACTGCCAGCCCGCGATTCATCAGTTAATCAATTTGAAATCAAGCCATTAGTGCGACGAATACAGCAGATGGCATCGCTGGTTTGGTGGCGAGCACTTTGTCTGGAGCAAGCCTTAACGCTCAGTGAATTGCTGCAACGTCAATCAACCGCACATACCCTGTTTATCGGGGTCAAACGCGATCAGCAGACAGCATTCGCCGCTCATGCCTGGATCACTGTAAGCGATGAAGTGGTGTTAGGCGGGCCGATAGAGGCGTATCAGGTTATTGCGCGTTATCCCTTTCTGCATGAGACTCATTTCGATGAGACCAGGCGGCCTGATAGAAACCATTAAGAGCCATCAGTTGCTGATGGTCGCCACTCTCCACTATCTGCCCTTCATGCATAATATGGATCATGTCAGCCTGCATGGCCGTTGTCACCCGGTGCGTGACAACGACCACGGTTCGTCCATTCGCCCATGTCCGTAACCGGGCAAACCAATCTTTTTCTGACCAGCCATCCAAGGCACTGGTTGGTTCATCCAGTAACACGATGGCAGCATCATGATAGAGGGCTCGCGCCAGCGTAATTCGCTGCCATTCACCACCGCTCAACTCGGTTCCCTGATATAACCGCCCGAGCAGGGTTTGTTCTTGATTAGGCAATTTTGCAGCCACTTCATCGGCACCCGCCGTCTGCAACACCCACTCCAGCCGAGCGTTATCCAAAGCTTTACCAACGACAATGTTTTCTGCAAGCGACGCCTGAAAATGTGCCGCATCCTGCATCATGCAACTGATACGACTGCGAATATCTTCTGCGGAAAAAGATGTGATATCCACTCCCTCTAACAGAATCTGCCCGCGTGTTGGTTGATACAGACCCGACATCAGCTTCAGCAAACTCGATTTCCCCGCCCCGTTGCTGCCCATGATGGCGCAGATCTGCCCGGTTGGGATCAGCAAATTCAGATGATTGACGACCGGAGCTCCATGTTGGCTGTAAGCAAAACAGACATCGCGACACACAATAGCTGGTGACCGGTTTTCTGCCAATGCGACAGCAGGATGGCGAATAATCGGCGTCGTGGTTTCATCTGGCTGAACAAAATGTTGCAGGAATTGCCTGACATCGCCGAGGAACAAACCGGCTCTGGCCACTTTGACGGCACTTTCGACCAGTTGGCTTAGCATTCTGCTACCAAGCCACAATGACTGTACCGCAATGACAATATCGGCCAGCGATAACTGCCCGGCCAGCCAATCGCTATAGAGGAAATAACCGCACCCCAACAGCCCGCTAATCAGCAGAAAAGAGGACAAAATGGCAAAACGCCATTGTTCTGCATCCAATGTGGTTTGTAATTGGTGTACGGCTGTTTGCGCACTTAAAAAGCGTTGTCGGAAAAAATCAGCCAGCCCGAAAAGACGAACATCGGCAGCGAACTGCCGATCGGTCATCACATGGCTATGATAAAAAGCTTGCCGCTGCAATCTGGCCAGTTGACGCTGTGCCATCACCCGTCGATATGACTGATAGCCGCCCAGCAAGAGCATCATCAATGTCGCACCGCCCAGACTCAGCAGCAACTCAGGCCGCCAGATAGCCAGCGACCCCGTCATTACCATGATGAACAAGATGGATTGCACTAACAATCCGCTGTGTTCCAGCAACAACATCGGCTGCTGCACAATGTCTGCCTTGACCTGATGGATACGATCATGCGTGCTGGGACGTTCAAATTCAGCATAAGGCAGGGAGAGAATGACTTGATGTAAACGGTCTTGCAACGTCGCCTGCAGGTTTTCTGCGAGCCGACTGTGTAACCATTGCTTGGTTTGTTGCATAAGTGGCATCAGTAATAACAGCGCGACCAATGCAAGCAATAAGAGCGGAAGATGAGCGGTTTGTTTCTGCTCCAGCACTTGTAAGAAACGATGCAGGATCGTCAGAAAGGCGAACGGTAATGCCGCATTCAACAGCAACACGACAAACCATAGCGCAACACGTTGTGGAGAAATATGCACGATTTGCTGTACACCCCAACGGGCATTCAGCCACCAAATCCGAACCTGTTTCAGCAATTTAATCACGCTGAACAATCAGCCCTTTGGCGAGTAGTTGCTCCAGAAAGGGATGGGTATCGTGGTAACAATTTGCTTCATCAAGTTGATATTGCTGTGCCAATTTGGTCACTAATTCCGCTTCAGTATGAGGTGAACTCAGCAGCTGCCAAATTACGCCCGCCGTACCCTGCAGACTAAAATATTTCCCGGAAACCAGATCCATCACTACATGTTCGCCTTTCATTTCTGTCGATGGTACATCTGGATTGCGCACTAAAAACATCATTGTCTCCTTGAAAATATTGAGGCCACACAATTTACAGCTCAATTACAAATTTATCACAACTAACAATGTTATACTGCGACAAGTTAAGGATAACGGGAAATCATATGCTGGTTTTTGCTCACCGTAACTCGTCCCCTTTATTGCCATCTGAGCATGAAAAGTTGCAAGCGGCACTGCATTCCAATCGTCCCGTCAGACATTGGCGCTCAGCTGAACAGCACACTCATCTGATCAGCTCCCCCCATCAGCTATTACCTGAAGATCGCTTTGAACATGCACCTTATACGATCGGCGATTGGGTCATTGCAGGGTTTGCTCGGTTGGATAATCGACCGTATTTGATCTCCGAATTAGGTAGCAACACGAGTGACATCAGCGATACAGAGCTACTGGCTCAAGCCTGGCATCAATGGGGAAAAGACGGTCTGAACCGGATCTACGGTGATTTTGCACTCATTGCCTGGCAGCTCAGTACCCAAACACTGCATATTGCCGTTGATCATCTATCACATACTCACCTTTATTATTATCAAGATCGAGATAACTTGCTGGTCAGCACATTGCGGGCACCATTACTGACACACATTCCCGCACTGAGAACGCTCAATACGATGGCGTTATTAACCCTGCTCACCGCTCGCTTTCCTGAGTCCGATCCCTGGCAGGGCATCCAGCATGTTCCCGCCGGCCATGTGCTGACATTAGATGTTCACGGAAACCAAACGCTCACCTGCTGGTGGCAACCGCCGCAACAGCATTCGATTTATTATCGCGATCCCAGAGATTACAGTGCGGCCCTGAAACCGGCCTTTGAATCGGTGGTGAAATCATTGCTGCGCTCCAGCCAAAACGTCGCCAGTACACTGTCGGGAGGGCTCGACTCGTCACTCGCCACCGCCTATGCCGCTGATTTTTTGGCGCGTGAGCACAAAGAACTGGTCAGCTATACCTCCTCACCGGCCAGTCCGCATGACCATCTGTATCGACGCCCGAACTGGGATGCAGATGAGTGGTTGTTAACCGAAGAGTTAGCCGCATTACACCCCAATATCCGGCATATCCGTATCCAGAACCATGAATCTTGCCTGCTGAATCATTTATCAGCACAACATGCCGCCAGCTGGACGCCTGTTCGCAACACGGCCAATTGTTGGTGGTTACAGGCGATTGCCGGGTCTGCTGCCGCGCAGTCACAACGAATTATTTTGACCGGAGGTAAAGGCAATGCCTCGCTCAGCTATGCCGGAACGGGTGGCTTAGCCCGCCTGATCCCGCAAGGTCATTGGCGCTGGGCATGGCAGCATCTGGTTGCA
It contains:
- a CDS encoding nucleotidyltransferase family protein, with protein sequence MTSISLQLAALCCWQSVDPMQQQTRLKQLTAQTVSHAANWQAIQAHRLWGLAARLIDDETGNILFGSFWSQLQQKAQQQTCSQLQLMAQSRIIAQDFQAADIALSTLKGPALSQRIYHDPAYRHSKDLDLLVAPADLWAATELLISLGFELEEAFARDPAQHKLIERHFWHLTFQHPMNRVIVELHWRIEPVFSPSLESQWQHPFPANQVSPDEFLYLIAHGARHHWFRLKWLGDIIAIHERNPSIWQQSKLLIQKLNMQDQIVQVLLIMAWLYPQLSLPDLGSLLLTETKQARFLANEAMRFLSEGNYPEVTDKFPLSHRFRILRYQRCLYQRYTMKEQCLSWLYRSLYAPDDIEALQFTKGWQWLYPWLRLPRLLCRWIKTRTQLHGH
- a CDS encoding lasso peptide biosynthesis B2 protein, yielding MTSFFSCLRCSRLWRFLRLSRGAQYQVCLIVLLLAKMRLKTKYQSSQQLFRVVPLPARDSSVNQFEIKPLVRRIQQMASLVWWRALCLEQALTLSELLQRQSTAHTLFIGVKRDQQTAFAAHAWITVSDEVVLGGPIEAYQVIARYPFLHETHFDETRRPDRNH
- a CDS encoding ABC transporter ATP-binding protein, giving the protein MIKLLKQVRIWWLNARWGVQQIVHISPQRVALWFVVLLLNAALPFAFLTILHRFLQVLEQKQTAHLPLLLLALVALLLLMPLMQQTKQWLHSRLAENLQATLQDRLHQVILSLPYAEFERPSTHDRIHQVKADIVQQPMLLLEHSGLLVQSILFIMVMTGSLAIWRPELLLSLGGATLMMLLLGGYQSYRRVMAQRQLARLQRQAFYHSHVMTDRQFAADVRLFGLADFFRQRFLSAQTAVHQLQTTLDAEQWRFAILSSFLLISGLLGCGYFLYSDWLAGQLSLADIVIAVQSLWLGSRMLSQLVESAVKVARAGLFLGDVRQFLQHFVQPDETTTPIIRHPAVALAENRSPAIVCRDVCFAYSQHGAPVVNHLNLLIPTGQICAIMGSNGAGKSSLLKLMSGLYQPTRGQILLEGVDITSFSAEDIRSRISCMMQDAAHFQASLAENIVVGKALDNARLEWVLQTAGADEVAAKLPNQEQTLLGRLYQGTELSGGEWQRITLARALYHDAAIVLLDEPTSALDGWSEKDWFARLRTWANGRTVVVVTHRVTTAMQADMIHIMHEGQIVESGDHQQLMALNGFYQAAWSHRNESHAERDNAQ
- a CDS encoding PqqD family protein, yielding MFLVRNPDVPSTEMKGEHVVMDLVSGKYFSLQGTAGVIWQLLSSPHTEAELVTKLAQQYQLDEANCYHDTHPFLEQLLAKGLIVQRD
- a CDS encoding asparagine synthase-related protein — protein: MLVFAHRNSSPLLPSEHEKLQAALHSNRPVRHWRSAEQHTHLISSPHQLLPEDRFEHAPYTIGDWVIAGFARLDNRPYLISELGSNTSDISDTELLAQAWHQWGKDGLNRIYGDFALIAWQLSTQTLHIAVDHLSHTHLYYYQDRDNLLVSTLRAPLLTHIPALRTLNTMALLTLLTARFPESDPWQGIQHVPAGHVLTLDVHGNQTLTCWWQPPQQHSIYYRDPRDYSAALKPAFESVVKSLLRSSQNVASTLSGGLDSSLATAYAADFLAREHKELVSYTSSPASPHDHLYRRPNWDADEWLLTEELAALHPNIRHIRIQNHESCLLNHLSAQHAASWTPVRNTANCWWLQAIAGSAAAQSQRIILTGGKGNASLSYAGTGGLARLIPQGHWRWAWQHLVAQTPCSIGHFAKQISHLSGLTPLLKRQLNRKTVTPDGLMPAWLATPWRNKIDFVWPTKPTFEWKDRCDFLLRETPVYKPDFLQQFGVLMTDPFADRALIEQLLTYPPEAFVGLGFERLPARLLGDGLVPDSIRWRTRRGEQAPDEGYWIMRDKTRYLETWQRLREHHAIKQLFDITAIDASLMRQTSALGERLTASSLHRLFDICLFIENAQQQWQATLSD